One part of the Pogoniulus pusillus isolate bPogPus1 chromosome 8, bPogPus1.pri, whole genome shotgun sequence genome encodes these proteins:
- the NMNAT2 gene encoding nicotinamide/nicotinic acid mononucleotide adenylyltransferase 2, with amino-acid sequence MTETTKTHVILLACGSFNPITRGHIQMFERARDYLHKTGRFIVIGGIVSPVHDSYGKTGLVSSRHRLTMCQLAVQSSDWIRVDPWECYQDTWQTTCSVLEHHRDLMKRVTGCILSNVNTPSITPVIGQPQNESSQTIYQNNNNVSNKPTAAKILGKVGESLSRICCVRPPMERFTFVDENANLGTVMRYEEIELRILLLCGSDLLESFCIPGLWNEADMEVIVGEFGIVVVPRDGADPDRIMNHSSILRKYKNNILVVKDDSNHPMSVVSSTKSRLALQHGDGHVVDYLCQPVIDYILKSQLYINASG; translated from the exons AGCGAGCCCGGGACTACCTGCACAAGACTGGGCGCTTCATCGTCATCGGAGGCATCGTCTCGCCTGTGCACGACTCCTACGGCAAGACA GGTCTGGTCTCCAGCCGGCACCGCCTGACCATGTGCCAACTGGCTGTCCAGTCCTCAGACTGGatcag GGTGGATCCCTGGGAGTGCTACCAGGACACCTGGCAGACCACCTGCAGCGTGCTGGAGCACCACCGTGACTTGATGAAG AGAGTGACTGGCTGCATCCTCTCCAACGTCAACACTCCCTCCATCACCCCTGTGATTGGCCAGCCACAGAATGAGTCTTCTCAGACCATCTACCAGAACAACAACAACGTCTCCAACAAGCCCACTGCTG CAAAGATCCTGGGGAAGGTGGGAGAAAGCCTGAGCCGGATCTGCTGCGTTCGCCCACCCATGGAGCGCTTCACCTTTGTGG ATGAAAATGCCAACTTGGGGACAGTGATGAGATACGAGGAGATTG AGCTTCGGATCTTACTGCTCTGTGGCAGTGACCTGCTGGAGTCCTTCTGCATCCCTGGTCTCTGGAACGAGGCAGAT ATGGAGGTGATCGTTGGGGAGTTTGGGATTGTGGTGGTGCCCCGAGATGGAGCAGACCCTGACCGGATCATGAACCACTCCTCCATACTTCGCAAGTACAAA aaCAACATCCTGGTGGTGAAGGACGACTCGAACCACCCCATGTCGGTCGTCAGCTCCACCAAAAGCAG ACTGGCCCTGCAGCACGGGGATGGCCATGTAGTGGATTACCTTTGCCAGCCCGTCATTGACTACATCCTCAAGAGCCAGCTCTACATCAATGCCTCTGGCTAA